The genomic DNA GCTTACCCGCGTGCCGGAGCACGGAGCCGAGCGAGGCCGGTTCTTCGCGCGTCAGTTGAAGGAGCGCGCTGCGCGTGATCGCACCGCCGAACAGCCCCCAGACGGCCGCCGACCAAACGACGCACGATGTCAGAAACAACGCTCCCACGAAGCTCTGCGAGAGCGCGAAAAGTTGAAAAACCGGTGCGCTGAGCCGTTCCCAAGGATCGGTCGTCGCATCGCGCGGCTTCGCACCCATGTCCGGCGAGTCGATGTCACCAAATTGAAATAAGCCGAATGACGAACGGAACCCATCCGCAGTCCAAGGGCAGCTCGTGTAGTGCGGCAATCGTCGTTGCAACTCGGCATCCGACGTGTGCGAGAAAACTTGCGCAATCAGCCACCAGCCGAAGATCGTCAACAGCACTCCGGCCGAGGCCAGCGTCAGCGTGCGGGCCTGAATCGCCAAGCGAAACACTCGCCCCTTCACGAACCAGCGGACGAAATGTCCCCACGCGATTCCTGCGAGCTTCGCCAAGTCGTCCGTCATGCTGTCGTATCTCCCAGGAGCCGAATAAGGGCTCCGCAGCAGGCTAGTGAATGCCGGCATTATAGGCAGGAAGCACAGGCCCGCAACCGGAACCAACCGTAGCGCTTGCGGTTTCGCGAGCCATCGAAGCCTAAGGCTTCACCCGCCGAACTCGATGGTTATCGCTGTCGCCGATGAAGATCGTGCCGTCGGGCGCGAAGCCGATCGCGTGCGGGTTTGCGAGATGGGCTTCGGTTGCGGGCCCGCCGTCGCCGGAGAACTTCGCCGTTTTCGGCACTCCGGCCACGATCGAGACCGTACCCTTCGCCGGATCGATTCGGCGAATCAAGTGGTTGCTGCTGTCGACGACGTACACCAACTTATCCGGCCCGACGGCGATTCCCTTCGGGCTATCGTATTGCGCATCTTTCGCCGGCCCTTCGACGACGGCAAAGCCGCGCTTGCCGGTGCCCGAGACGTGATGCAACGTCCCTTTCGCGAGATCGAGCCGCCACACGCTGCTCCCTTCACGCAGCGCGATCCACATCGTTTCGCCGTCGATGTCGAGCGCGCGAGGGCCGAAGATCGGCGAGCCGACGGCCGTGGCCCCTTCTAGTGGAATCGCCTTCTCGCCATTCCCGGCGACGGTCGTGATGACGCCGGCCTTCGCGTCGACTCGGCGAATCCGGTGGTTGCCGATATCGGCGATGTACAAGTTCTCCATCGCGTCGAACGCGAGGCTGTGCGGAGTTTTGAGCAGGGCTTCGGTCGCCGGGCCGCCGTCGCCGGAGAAACCGGCTTTGCCGCCGATGCCCGCGAAGGTCGAGATCGTTTTCGTCTTGGCATCGACGCGGCGAATCACATGGTTCGCCATGTCGGTCCAATAGAGATTGCCGGCGCGATCGAAGCGCAATTCGTGCGGCTCGGCGATCAACGCTTCTATGGCTGGCCCGCCGTCGCCGGCGAAGCCCAGCTTGCCGCTCCCGGCGTAGGTCGACACCTCGCCGGTCTTTGCGTCCCAGCGACGAATCCGATGCATACCGCGCTCGCAGATATACAGCGCCCCATCGGGCCCGAACGCGACACCGAACGGTTGGTTGACGTTCGTTTCGAGCGCTTTGCCGGTCGGCCCGTTATTGGTCCCCCGGCCGCTGCCGACGACGGTGTCGATCAGGGCCGCTTCCGTCAGGTGTATGGCGATGCCCGACGGATCGAATAACCAAGCGGCAGCGAGTAGCGTGGAAGCGAAGAAAGTTTTCGTCATGCGAAAGACCCCTGAAAACGGCGCCGCATCGGCTTTATGATGGTTGGTTTGTAAACCACAACTAACCGGCATGCAACCAGATGCGAATCAAGAGCTTATGCGTGTTCTGCGGTTCGAGCTCGGGCAACGCGCCCGAGTATGCGATCGCCGCCGCTGCATTCGGCCGGCTCGCTGCCGAACGTGGCATCGAACTCATCTACGGCGGCGGTCGGGTCGGCTTGATGGGGGCCGTGGCCGACGCTTGTTTAAGCAGCGGCGGTCGGGTCGTCGGGGTCATTCCCGAAGCGCTCGCGACGAAGGAGCTCGCGCATCAAGGATGTACGGAGCTGCACGTCGTCGGATCGATGCACGAACGGAAGGCCCTCATGGCCGAGCGGAGCGACGGCTTCGTCGCCTTGCCGGGAGGGATCGGCACGTTGGAAGAGTTGTTCGAAGTCTGGACCTGGGGACAACTCGGCCTGCACGAGAAGCCCTG from Planctomycetia bacterium includes the following:
- a CDS encoding TIGR00730 family Rossman fold protein → MRIKSLCVFCGSSSGNAPEYAIAAAAFGRLAAERGIELIYGGGRVGLMGAVADACLSSGGRVVGVIPEALATKELAHQGCTELHVVGSMHERKALMAERSDGFVALPGGIGTLEELFEVWTWGQLGLHEKPCGLLNIAGFFDKLLEFLNATAADGFMHQEHLAMLTTATDGSELIEHFENYQPPDVRKWLRWESEK